The sequence below is a genomic window from Bos javanicus breed banteng chromosome 5, ARS-OSU_banteng_1.0, whole genome shotgun sequence.
tttttttaaaggaagaaactaACTGCATATCTCATAAATAAGGGTATACATATACCATTTAAACATAATAAATCAAGAAATGGTCAATATTGCAATTAGAGATTGAAGATCTCTTTTTGTAGACatggaagattccttggaaaacatctttatcattttaataaattcagAATTCATAATTGGCATTCTGGGGAATGGGTTCATAACACTGGTGAACTGCATTGACTGGATCAAGATGCAAAAGGTCTCCTTGGCTGATCAAATCCTCACTGCTTTGGCAATTTCCAGAATTGGTCTGAGTTTGGTAATAATGGTGAGTTTGTTTACAAAGGAGTCTTATCCATCTTCATCTTTAGACATAAAGGGAAATAAAGTCATACTTTTTAGTATTGCTGGGCTCTTGGCCAATCATTTTAGTGTCTGGCTTGCCACAGGCCTCAGCCTCTTCTATTTCCTCAAGACAGTCAATTTTTCAAATGCTGTTTTTCTTCACCTCAAGTTTAGAATTGGAATGGTCGTTATGGTAATGTTTCTGGGGACATTAGTATTGCTGCCTTTAAGTCTTACTCTGGTGAGCAGCTATATTAATATCAAGATACATCCGTATGAAAGAAATACGACTTTAAATTCTAAAAGGCGTGACACTGAAACCTTTTCCAAATTAATTATATTCACCGTAGGATCTTTCTTACCTTTTATTATATCCCTGAGTTGTTTTCTCCTGTTAATGTTCTCCCTACTGAAACATGTCAAGAAGATGAGGAGCCATGCAACAGGATTCAGAGATCCTAGCAGCAAAGCCTACGTCAGAGCCATGATCATGGTGATATCTTTTCTCATACTACTTGCCATTCACTTCCTATCTCATCTCATGACAACTTTTCATCACAATGTGATACAGAGTGAACTGGCCTTTATGCTTGCTGAAGCTCTTGGAACTATTTACCCTTCAGTTCACTCATTtgtcctgattctgggaaatgaCAAGCTAAGAAAAGCTTCACTTTTGGTGCTGTTGCAGTTGAGGTGTGGCTGAAAGCTAGGAAACCTTCAGATTCATAGACCATTCTGGAGAGCATATATATATTCTAAGAGGAAaaagttgaatatttttttacagttcttcagtgttcttctgtaatgcatgatagtgaatatttttaaatgtttatctgcAATAGGCTCTTTTCCATGCTTATTAAATGTgagttacatgtatatatacatatatatgtatttaacatATACAAGTGAAAAGTTAAATGGACTATCTATAAGAACTTTTGTCAGCAACAGATGGTATAAATAGTATTTCAGTTTTTACTTCTTtggaaattttcaattaaaatgtcaaaaatatacatgatagacatatatttaataaaatgtgaaagcTATACTTTTCATGCATATTGGTTTTTCAATTACaagaattaatttataaatatttgttagattttCCTCAGAATCATGGAGCAACTTGTATTTCACTTACTTGTTCACTTTAGTACCTTTTCATTCAATGATTCATGAAATGTGTATTTATAAATTATCAGGAATTTGCAAATTTTCTTAGGAATTAATTGATTTATATGTCCTACTGCAATCTTTAAATAGATACACAATTTAGACTATGATGCATAAATTTCCAATGTTTTCACTTATAGTTGTCAATGAGCTTGAAATCTTaattccttgttttgttttttaaatgtatattttacctGATCATGAACTTCTGGGTTATGGGTGAGTGGAAAACAGGACATTAAGATGTGACTTTTCTAAGACTGATTTAATTGTGTGAAGAAGATAAGACTTAGTATAATATGTCAAATTTTACTTGcaatcaaattagtcaatcctaaaggaaatcaactctgaatattcattggaaggactgatgctgaagctgaagctccaatactttggccatctgatgagaagagctgacccactggaaaagacttgttgctgggaaagactgaaggaaggaagagagtggggtgacagaggatgagatggttggatggcatcaccaacccaatggacacaagtttgatcaaactctgggagatggtgatggacagggaagtctggcatgctgcagttcatcgggtcacaaagcATTGGTCACAACTTACCAAATGAACAACAACTTAAAATCAAGTTCAAAAGAGAGATAAAGGATAAACTTTGTCAGGGAGTAATGTTAACTTATGAATGTAATGAGAGGCTATCTATTAGTCTCTGTGTCTATAGTAAAAAGTGTGATCTGTAAGACCAACAAACTTGGTAGTCTTGTTCATTAGTGAGCCTGAGGACCTAAAAGAGATCTTGGTATACAAagtagttcaataaatatttgaccagttagtaagtgaatgaataactgaatgaatTATATATACTAGAATTGGGAGAACGAGCTTGGCCTTATTCACCAAACCTGAAGACTTGCAGAGATTTCTCAGACTCAGTTTATAAACTTGAACTTCATGAGTTCAAGCATTTCTAGCACCTGCAGCACCAGACTCTTGTGATGCGGACAATATATCACCAGGGGAGcacatcacaggaaaaaaaagctggttttataatctaaaaggaaataaatcagaACTGTGAAAAACATCAAGTGGTTGCCATCAATACATCTTTTGATTCCTTTATGAATGGTTACTTATGATATTTGCTGGCTGCTTATTGTGTAatcacaaagattttaaaaattgcattagtAACCAGTTATGGTATTAACTTGTTAcaatgtgttttctttatttttgtctttagttgATTCTCTGTCCTTTTATGGGTAGTAAAAGACATCTGTATGTACTGACAATTTTACTCTTTCCATTTGAATATGTATTCTCTCTTTTACATATTGCTTAGTCTAATGGTAAATAAGACTATCCACTATATTGATAGGCAtccttattttgttccttttttattagAAGGCAACAGACAACATTGGTGTTCTTTGAGATGATCATAATTTCCCCCACttcttatttattaaaagaaataatgaacatCCCTTAATATTTTTGGAATAAAGCCTGCTTGATCATCATCTAACTAGTAATTTTTTTGTACCCACTAGAATCAAGTAAGCACTTGAATTTGTTTGacaatgttttatttcttcaagtGAGATCTATTAGTTATTATCTTTATTAGAGTATTCATATAGtgattgttcctttttatttaaaaactttggCTATTTCTCTTCAATATTTTGTATATGTTGTCACAATAAAGAACTATTATTCGAGGAAATCTTCTATGAAGCCATGTATATACAGCAATTTTGAGGAAGAGTTAATTCTCTGTTGAATTTCTGATATTCTACTTAGATTTTTAAGTACTTTAACATATGTTTAATATACTTTAATGCCATTTTGTACATCATAACTCATTTTGTACTTTTTATCTATAGAAACTGCCCctcttccactttattttttcagtatgTAGGAAAAAATGTCTCctctttttaaatacttttcttgAGCTTTACTTAATTAATCCTAAGATGGTATTCCTTCTGTAATCTAGGTATTTTCACAGACTTTCAATTTTATGGTATCTTCAAGAAGTTACTATTGTTAGTCTTGAATTTATGagtaattttctttcatcttttattgcttttatttattttaattaacttatttctgCTCTCtcaagtttattttatttctccttttctaattatttgaatttatttcttaatttattttcagtatttcttgGTTTGTAAAATCATCCAGTGTTAGTTAAAGTTTCTTCATcgtttctgactctctgcaactccatggactgtagcctgccaggctcctttgtccatggaattctccaggcaagaatactggagtgggttgccattccctttttcagggtatcttcctgactcagggactgaatctgggtctcctgcattgtaggcagattctttaccggctgagccactaAAATCATCCACCATCCTCTAACTATTATTTCAATTGAATCACATCAGTTTCCACATGTTTGTTCAcgctattttattttcaaaattatcagtgaatttcagttttatttttgactaggtgtttcagttcagttcagctcagttgctcaatcatgtccaactctttgcaatcccatggactgcagcacgccaggcctccctgtccatcaccaactcccagagtttactcaaactcatgtccattgagtcggtgatgcagtCCAAGCATCTCGtgttctgtcgtcctcttctcccaccttcaatctttcccagcatcagggtcttttccaatgagttgctcttcacatcaggtggccaaagaattggagtttcagcttcagcatcagtccttccaatgaatattcagtactgatctcctttaggatggatttgttggatctccttgaagtccaagggactctcaagagtctcttccaacaccacagttcaaaagcatcaattcttcagtcttcagctttctttatagtccaactctcacatccatacatgactactggaaaaaccatagcttttactagatggacctttgttgttgATCAGGTGTTTACattatgtaaatatttcaaaaatataaatgatgtGATTTGTAttagatttctattttaaaatattttatagggtTATAAGAATGTGATTTACAAAAGTACACTGTGTAATTCtgtcttcttattttgttttctttaaatcaatTCCACAAAAAATAATGTGCTTTTTGCTTCAAGTTTCAAAATTTGACATATACAAAcagtgttaaatatatttattatattattcaaGACATTGGCTCCcttatttctgtctctttcatgTTAAAGCAAAATGTCCTTTAACTTTCTGCTACTGTTCAAGGTGAATGTATCATATtgttatatgatatataaatgatatatataatatagaaaccATGCATAAACAAATATACTGTTATGATATATTCATTAAATGCTATAATTTccaatagctttttttttccaatagctttttaaacaatttttcaaatttatgttatttgaaatataattttcctaCAGGGACAAGCTTCAAATATTGGAAGAattgtagaatattttaaaatataaaggaaggTAAAGTGCATCTGGATACCATAGAATTAGTCTTGATTGGAGGAGAATAGAAAAATGGAGCTATAAtttgctttttgaaaaaataaaaaagttcatATTTGACAGGTGTAAATAGTTTGAATTAATAGGAAAATAAGgtacaattttaaaagttgaagatGATATGGAGGGTTAAAAATGGCTCCAATCTCTGCCATTCCTACTGTTGAGAAGGGGGTCTCCATCGCCTCTCTTTGAATGTGGACAGATTCTGTAACTGCTTTCATCAGTAGAATATGGCATAAGTGGTGCTATTCCCAATGTCTAGATCCAGCTTTATGATACTGATATTCTCCTCTCCCTGTCTTTGAAACATCCATTTGTAGAACCCAGCCACCAAACTGTGAGAAGCCAAGCTACGGGGAGAGGCCATTGTAGGCATCTCAGTGGACAGTTGCTGCTGAGCTCCTTGCTGACAGCTTTGGTCAACTCTCAGCCATTGGACTGACCTTGTCATATGTCCATCCAATTTGGGCCTTCAAATGAGTGGTCCCAGTCATCATCTGATGGCAACTAAATGAAAGGTCAGAATTAAGAACTGTCTTGTCATGGCTAGGGAATCAAcagaaccatgagaaaaataAGCTGCGATTTTAATCCACTAATTTTGGGGGTGGTTGATGATTCAGAAATAGATACTGAGAATAGATATAGGAGGGAATAAAAAGAATTCTATCAGTCTAATCcaaaagcaagaaaagagaacaaataaagaaaattgataACCAGAAAAAATCTCAAGagaagctcttgagagtcccttggactgcaaggagatcaaggggagggaggagggaggagggttcaggatggggaacacatgtatacctgtggcggattcatttcgatatttggcaaaactaatacaattttgtaaagtttaaaaataaaattaaatttaaaaaaaagtcaatcctaaagtaaatcagtcctgaatattcattggaaagactgatgctgaagctgaaactccaatattttagccacctgatgtgaagaactgattcgtcagaaaagactctgatgctgggaaagattgacggcatgaggagaaggggacaatagaggatgagatggttgatggcatcaccgactcgatggacatgagtttgaacaagctctaggtgttgatgatggacagagaagcctgatgtgctgcagtccatggggtcacaaaaagttgtacacaactgagcaactgaagtgaactgagcaaAAATCtgataaaatggtaaaaaaaaaaaaaaaagagttcagtgTTATTAGAGATTGACCTGaatttaaatagatttattttatttccagtcAAAAGatctaatttcaaaataaaaaacaaaacacagctaTATTCTTCTTACAAGAGTATACCTAAAGCAGAAAACCATAATGATtggaaataaatggataaaaatgtacCATGTATTAATAACCATAGTGACTACTGCTTGTCTCCTATTATCTATTATCCTCCCCTTTTGTAGGGATAGAATCTCACTATTCTTTCTGACATAGTTGCACTACAAATGCTTATCTGTGTGCTTTTTAGTtatagaagaaatagatgttctttttaTATGGTTAAGTTACTAGCATTAAAtatcttgtttatttgtttatattggtCATATCTAGCCAAATTACAACTAATATACTACAGAAAGGGATGTATAAGACAAAGGATATTTATGGAAAACAGCACCAATGGGTAAAGAAGTATTATTTCTGAGTAAGAATGATAGAAAGCATCTATGGAAAAGATGTGATAATCATAAATTTAAACACACCTAACAATgcactggggcttccttggtggttcagtggttaagattcgacctgccaatgcaggagatacaggtttaatccctgggtcgggaagatcccctggagaaggaaatggcaacccattccagtgttcttgcctgggaaatagcaTGAATAGAGCatcttggtgggctgcagtccattgctTTGCAAGATTTGGacaccttagtgactaaacaacaacagcaacaatgaacaGTGCATTAGGTAAAACAAATAGAGCAAAATTAAAAGGAGTTCTCCTTCATCACACGGAGAAGCTGATGAGTACACGAATAGAATTTAACACGCTTTCCATAAGGTACTATAACAAGCAAATTAATGACATGAAAATTTTGAAGGATACAATTACCAAAATTGATCAAATGATTTTATGTGGGATAGGTACTTGACAGAAATCTTTACACAATCATTTCAAATATGTATAAAACATTTACACACACGGACCATGTGTGATACTCTAACAATGAATGTCTCAGCAGATTCTATAGGAGAGATCTTACATAAATTATAATGCAATAAAAtgctaaagaaaatttaaagataaattcaGAAATGAAACCCTCTCTTTTAAGTTTCTAAGTAAGAGATAAACATCTTGAAGTCAACGAAATAAAAAATGCTCTGTATAATCAAACTCCATATATGCTAAAGCTAAAAATTCACATCCACTATTTCATGTATTAGAAAAAAAGGTATTTGCCAAAATAATGAGTCATGGAGTCAACTCAAGAactgaaaaaatgagaaataaaattgtaaagaagTTTgatgttgttctgttgctaagttctgtctgactctttgtgaccccatggactgcagcgtgtcaggctcccctgtctttcactgtctcctagagtttgatCAGATccatgtccactaagtcagtgatgcctctGTTGCCcaattctccttttgccttcaatctttcccagactcagggtcttttcttccaatgagttggctcttcacatcaggtgaccaaagtattggggcttcagcttcaacatcagtccttccaatgaatattcaagattgatttcctttaggattgagttgtttgatctccttgcagttcaagggactctcaaggctcTTCactagcatcacaattcaaaagcataaattcttcagcgcccagccttctttatggtccaaatctcacatctgtacatgactgttggaaaatcatagctttgattatacagacctttgttagcaaagtgatgtctctgctttttaatatgctgtctaggtttgtcatagcttttcttccaaggagcaagcaccttttaatttcatggctgcagtcaccatcagcagtgatttttggagcacaagaaaatagtctcattgtttccattgtttccccttctatttgccatgaagtgattggactggacgCCATGAGCTTTgcttttgaatgctgaattttaagccagcttgttcactctcctctttcaccttcatcaagaggctctttagttcctctttggtttctgccataaggatggtgtcatctgcctaccTGAGGTTAGTAATatatctcctggaaatcttgattccagcttgtgcttcatccagcccagcatcttggatgatgtactctgcataaaagttaaataagcagagtaacactatacagccttaacgtattcctttcccaattctgaacctgTCCATCGTTCCATGTCCTTTTCtgtttgcttcttgacctgcatacaggtttctcaggaggcaggtggtctgatattcccatctctttaaaaattttccacaatttgttgtgattcacacaatcagaggctttagtgtagtcgatgaagcagaagttgttctggaattctcttgctttttctatgattcaacagatgttgacaatttgatctctggttcctctgccttttctaagcccagcttgtacatctggaatttctcattcatgtactgctgaagccgaCCTTGgaggaatttgagcattactttgctaacatgtgaaatatgTGCCATCATGtggtagttgaacattctttggcattgcccttatttgggattggaatgaaaactgaccttttccagtatttctttaatatttaaattttgatttttacagTGATGTTTATAACTAACGGAATGTCACACATGATTTTGAATCCAAACTCCTCATTGCTAGTTTACCTCTTTCACTAAGCACTTCAAGAATGAACAAATAACGATGCTGGTAGTGATGGGGATGCCAAATTGCCATCTCTAAATTCAGAAATCTGTCAATTCTGTTATTCAATCTGCTATTTCTTTCCAACCTAGCTGGGGATCATAAAGTGTTCATAAGTTCATTTGAGGGTGAAAACAGTGAAAGGAAATCTGGGCCCATATTTGCATCTGAGAACACTGCACTTAATTTTTTGGATACTCTTTtgaatatggaaaaatataacCCATGATTCatcaaagaaaatagaagatgTACTTGCTAGAATCAAATTGctagctgagtcatttgaaaaatgagtgtTAATGCTTTCATAAACACGGATGTGGCCCTATCCCACAGTagaatggatttttcttttttgtggatcAAATGAAATAGCAACAGAGaattacaaaaacaataaatattgacTATCGATCCCTTAACTCATGAGACACTACTAAAATATCTGGGGTTTTCTCTCTCTAGAGGAAGGCATTTTCATGGTGGTACTAACTGTGGAGTTCATGATGCTTTCACTAGAGAAAGAACAGTGAGCTAATTCAGTAACTAGGTTGCTTGGATTACTGACTGATTCCTGTACATAACTGTTAGGTCTGTCACctgcctcagctttctttttttctcagtgatATCTCCTTCCTTCCACTAAACTCTCCCTTAGCTAATGTAAGGATTTATatgttttttcagttcagtcactcagtcatgtccgactctttgagaccccatggacggtagcatgccaggcttccctgtccatcaacaattcaatgagcttgctcaaactcatatccattgagttggtaatgccatccaaccatttcatcctctgacatcccattctcctcctgccttcaatctttcctatcatcagggtctttttctaatgagttagttcttcacatcaggtggccagaatattggagcttcagcttcagcatcagtccttctgatgaatattcagggttgatttccttcaggattgactgcttagatctccttgcagtccaagggattctcaagagtcttctccaacaccacagttcaaagcatcaattcttcagtgctcagctttctttatggtccaacttttgcattcatacatgactactggaaaaatcatagctttgactagacagacttttgtcagcaaggtaatgtttgctttctaatatgttgtctaggttggtcacagcttttcttccaaggagcaagcgtcttttaatttcttggctgcagtcaccatctgcagtgatttcggacccaagaaaataaagtctctcacagttttcattgtttccccgtctatttgccatgaggtgatgcaaccagttgccatgattttagttttttgaattttgagttttaagccaactttttcactctcctctttcacttccatcaagagactcttcagttcctcttcagtttctgccatcagggtggtgtcatctgcatacctaagattattgatatttttcctggcagtcttgatgccagattgtgcttcatccagcccagcatttcacacaatgtattctgcatataataactatatgttaataatatataataattattatatattataataataataattatatacgttaaataagctgggtgttATTGTTGTATTTCTAGGATCTTCTAGTTGTGACTGGTCTCTGTTAAGGCCAAGGATAGTTGAAGTTGtcttgaaaggaaagaagaacataAATTTCTTATAAATAGAGATGTGCTTTCAGAGGCATGTgtgtgctcggttgtgtccgattttttgccaccccatggactttagcctgccaggctcctctgtccatggtatttcccaggcaagaacactggagtgagttgccatttccttctccaggggcttttcctgacctagggatctccagtggattttcctaaCCCGAGTCTGCTGCACtgataggtagattctttaccgctgaagcATCAGGAAAGCCCACTTTCAGaagtagaaaaagacaaaatataatagTTATGAGATTTGCTCCTATCTTCTATATTCACCCACTTGTCTTTATACTGTGTTAAAATCTATCTCTGGATTAGGAATTTTATGTCAGCATGCAGCCTAGTCTTGGCTGGCAGTTCTTTCAAAGAATCATAGCTCTTTTGAAAATGTAGTGCTTTACCTATTTGATTCCAGTCAGCTTTATGTGCTACCAGAAAAACTCACAGTTTTCTCCTAGTTATCCTTCTTATacttactgttcagttcagttcagtcgctcagtcatgtccaactctttgcgaccccatgaaccacagcatgccaggcctccctgtccatcatcaactcccagagtccattcaaacccatgtccattgagttgttgatgccatccaaccatcttatcctctgtggtccccttctcctcctgccttcaatctttcccagcatcagggtcttttccagtgaatcagctctttgcatcaggtgtccaaagtaaggaacacccaggatggatctcctttaggatggactcattggatctccttgcagtccaagggactctcaagagtcttctccaacaccacagttcaaaagcatcaattcttcagtgctcagctttctttatagtctaactctcacatccatacataaccactggaaaaaccatagccttgactagattggacctttgttggcaaaataatgtctctgctttttaatatgctgtctaggttggtcataactttccttccaaggagtaagcgtcttttaatttcatggctgcaatcaccatctgcagtgattttggagcccagtaaaataaagtcagccactgtctccactgtttccccatctatttcccagtaagtgatgggaccagatgccataatcttagttttctgaatgttgagctttaaaccaactttttcattctcctctttcactttcatcaagaggctctttagttcttcactttctgccataagggtggtgtcatctgcatatctgaggttattgatatttctcccagcaatcttgattccagcttgtgcttcctccagccaagcatttctcttACTGTACTCGATTGGTTTTTCAACCCTGTGCCTATTCTCTTGAACTTATAGCAGATATATTCAGTTTATGAAGCTTCAGTGGGAAAATCAGATCTCTAGTGTTTCTGCCTTTAGTTACTTTGTCAAAATGAAGGGATGCATTGGATATAATCACTATTAATTGGACTTTTACCTGTAAATTTAATTCACTTAGAAGTTTTAATATGGATATGACAGTCGTACCTTTGAGATCATCTTAGCCTGAAGGCAGTTCTTAACCAGTACTATCCAGTATTGAGAAGCAATGACCTCTTCCGGCTCTGTAAGATCCCATATTTCCTAGATTCTAATACTATTTGTTTCTGCTTTCAAAGAAGATAATTATGTCTgagctcagtttttaaaaatgtgttgtcAAATGTACCACTACTGCTATTCACTTATAATCCTCTCAGCCTAGAGTTACAAAATCCTCAAATATGTAATCTGTTTTCTAAGTATTTACATGAAGTGGTTTGTGAAATATTTTGCCACTTCTTAGCATGTTTTCCAGGAACCAGCCATGGTTTTCTTGCCACTCATTCCAACTAATTAAATATTAAGCCAATATTACCTATTTTAGGTATTTAGTTTTGGCAGACCCCACCTGAAGAGACCAATTCTAAGGTATCTAATGAAGGTAGCTTAGGCTATGTTACAATAACAGAACTCTCAAACCTCAGAGACctcatgaaaatttttatttgtttttgtttttagattctgttcTATATCCAGTGCTCAGAGTAGTGACAAAGTTGTCACAGGCTAACAGAAGCTCTTTCTTGACCCATAATAACACAGGAACACTGCAGAATCTTGAATTGGTGAGTCAGTGCTCTCATCCAGAAACAAGACTTCATTTCCACAATACTTTATTGGTCAAGAAGTTCACATGACAATATACTACATCAAAGGGATAGGGGAACCCTACAAGAATTACATTTCTTGGAATCCTATAAGAAATGGAAGGTTAAAAGTAGAGCCTTAATTCCTATTTCACTATCTCTATACTACTTTCAAGATATATATCTAAACTCTGATGATATAgaacaaattaaaagcaaaatttagAAGATTATGCCATGAAATACAAGTGATAATAagctaatataattattttaatatcaaagtaaactttaaaaaaacaaaaacaaagaaaccactAGAGCAGACACTGTCAGTTTATACAGCAAGAGGTTAAATTTAGTGTGCAGATACTACAATTCTACCACTAAATAGCTTGGCAtcaaaatatgtaaagcaaaaatTGACAACATTTCAAACAGAAATTGAAAAATCCGTACCCAGAGTAGAATAATTTAACTTTAAATCTCAATAAATGATGGAACAAGAAGacaaaattcaaaaaagataaaTAGGATTTAAACAACATGATTAACAAATCAATTCAATGGTTGTATGAAACAGTT
It includes:
- the LOC133248949 gene encoding taste receptor type 2 member 13-like, translated to MEDSLENIFIILINSEFIIGILGNGFITLVNCIDWIKMQKVSLADQILTALAISRIGLSLVIMVSLFTKESYPSSSLDIKGNKVILFSIAGLLANHFSVWLATGLSLFYFLKTVNFSNAVFLHLKFRIGMVVMVMFLGTLVLLPLSLTLVSSYINIKIHPYERNTTLNSKRRDTETFSKLIIFTVGSFLPFIISLSCFLLLMFSLLKHVKKMRSHATGFRDPSSKAYVRAMIMVISFLILLAIHFLSHLMTTFHHNVIQSELAFMLAEALGTIYPSVHSFVLILGNDKLRKASLLVLLQLRCG